A stretch of Lathyrus oleraceus cultivar Zhongwan6 chromosome 6, CAAS_Psat_ZW6_1.0, whole genome shotgun sequence DNA encodes these proteins:
- the LOC127094169 gene encoding ankyrin repeat-containing protein BDA1: protein MLKNLKAGKILHGVEMPQLDLLSYNASLNGSVTTLNTLIQNNPLLLHKVSLSPFNKTPLHISSLLGHLQFCETLLKNKPSFTNEVDSKGRCPLHLASAEGHTDVVKAHLLANQDVCLVFDKDDMIPLHFAVIRGRMGVIKELLNARPDSIRVLNDDGSVLHLCVLYNHLESLKLLLESVIVDSQLLFAKDREGNTILHLAIRLKQIKTIKYLLLQPEIRTAAITFEAVRALREILLALKLKKC, encoded by the exons ATGCTGAAAAATTTGAAAGCTGGAAAAATATTGCACGGAGTAGAGATGCCTCAATTGGATCTtttgag CTACAATGCATCCCTAAACGGTTCTGTAACTACCTTAAACACACTCATCCAAAACAACCCTCTTCTACTCCACAAAGTTTCACTCTCTCCCTTTAACAAAACTCCACTACACATTTCCTCTCTTCTTGGACACTTACAATTTTGTGAAACTCTTCTGAAAAACAAACCAAGTTTCACCAATGAAGTTGACTCAAAAGGACGGTGTCCTCTTCATCTAGCTTCCGCTGAGGGACACACCGATGTGGTGAAAGCTCATTTGTTGGCAAACCaggatgtttgtttggttttTGACAAAGATGACATGATTCCTTTGCACTTTGCTGTAATAAGAGGACGGATGGGGGTAATTAAGGAGTTGCTTAATGCTAGACCGGATTCGATTCGAGTTTTGAATGACGATGGTTCTGTTTTGCACTTGTGTGTTTTGTATAACCATTTGGAGTCGTTGAAGTTGTTATTGGAATCAGTTATAGTAGATAGTCAGTTGTTGTTTGCCAAAGACAGAGAGGGCAATACAATTCTGCACTTggcaattaggctcaaacaaaTTAAG ACCATAAAATACTTACTTTTGCAGCCTGAAATAAGAACAGCAGCAATTACTTTTGAAGCTGTTAGAGCCTTGCGAGAGATTTTATTAGCCTTAAAATTGAAGAAATGTTAA